One genomic window of Desulfobacterales bacterium includes the following:
- a CDS encoding M23 family metallopeptidase has protein sequence MLIGLPHDTTAISRAVVIATDQVGNQGRASFGMNLRKPRWRFSRIEISDGFLKRKLPEFAEAYPQMTGTPAQRFIFVNNQVRQENGKRIREICSRSAEQRLWQGPFKQMARSKKTAGFADSRDYFYKGKKIDHQVHLGIDLASTRHDQVKAANRGRVVFAGYLGIYGNTVILDHGQGLASLYAHLSRIRVEPGTLVDQDTVLGLSGTTGMAGGDHLHFSILVNGVFVNPLEWWDRHWLKLHILDPLAAN, from the coding sequence GTGCTGATCGGTCTGCCCCATGACACCACCGCCATCTCCAGGGCAGTGGTAATCGCCACCGACCAGGTGGGCAACCAGGGCCGGGCATCCTTTGGCATGAACCTGAGAAAACCGCGTTGGCGATTCTCCCGGATCGAGATCAGCGATGGTTTCCTGAAGCGGAAACTCCCCGAGTTCGCCGAGGCCTACCCGCAAATGACCGGCACTCCGGCCCAGCGGTTTATCTTTGTAAACAACCAGGTCCGGCAGGAAAACGGCAAACGGATCAGGGAGATCTGTTCACGGTCAGCCGAGCAACGTCTCTGGCAGGGCCCCTTCAAGCAGATGGCCCGCAGCAAGAAAACAGCAGGCTTTGCCGACAGCCGCGACTATTTTTACAAGGGCAAGAAGATCGACCACCAGGTCCATCTGGGCATTGACCTGGCCTCGACCAGACATGATCAGGTCAAGGCCGCCAACCGCGGCCGGGTGGTATTTGCCGGTTATCTGGGCATCTACGGCAATACGGTAATCCTTGATCACGGCCAGGGACTGGCCAGTCTCTATGCCCATCTGAGCCGGATCAGGGTGGAGCCCGGCACCCTGGTCGACCAGGACACGGTGCTGGGCCTAAGCGGCACCACCGGCATGGCCGGCGGCGACCATCTCCATTTTTCCATCCTGGTCAACGGGGTTTTTGTCAATCCCCTGGAATGGTGGGACCGCCACTGGCTCAAGCTCCATATCCTCGACCCTCTGGCCGCAAACTGA